From a single Raphanus sativus cultivar WK10039 chromosome 3, ASM80110v3, whole genome shotgun sequence genomic region:
- the LOC108845881 gene encoding mitochondrial import inner membrane translocase subunit TIM8: MDRDLANNPQLIQFLSQEKERAMANEVVAKITSSCWDKCVDKPGSKFSSSESSCLSNCALRYMDMTMLIMKRFQQ; the protein is encoded by the exons ATGGATCGTGACCTCGCAAACAATCCCCAGTTGATTCAATTCCTCAGC caagaaaaagaaagggCGATGGCGAACGAAGTGGTGGCGAAGATAACAAGCTCGTGCTGGGACAAATGTGTGGACAAACCAGGAAGCAAATTCAGCTCAAGCGAGTCTTCTTGCCTCAGTAACTGCGCCCTACGCTACATGGACATGACTATGCTCATCATGAAACGCTTTCAGCAGTAG
- the LOC108845444 gene encoding uncharacterized protein LOC108845444 yields the protein MANPWLPPHGSSAPSPPRLTTSESLPPPLPPDPPDPNDPLSLSRFPPLGTPLPKPIRTSLQTAKFQRPVGKSPASRTAVAITSGGSAPKSSVASGSANFRSGNTVHSNHGNFKVLPPKFSSPIQTNMAAGASPKPSILPPLLAQPAPSLPLAPNLNAQSPPSLTPPCSNPSSSCPPLAPLPPPLASSQQKPTASPINSNPCPETSSPPPQSSPLLEKIKQRENKTLQRLAPVSSSDKGVSRVLIPDSVFQKGAEIHKDFIICYFNGRPPPFNQIQGVLNHMWGKGRRVEIHTNPLSRSMLVRIPSEYLRQKILEKSVWYVGESMFQAVQWSSSAASSPPSLESIQIWAHLTGVPLNLRHTQGLSLVAGLVGDPRETDDFTINLVSLTLSHVKVAVDLTKPLPSVVEFIRENGEVVEVQVAYPWVPPTCSHCKELGHVSRNCLLLPPPPKTDLPAKKTSKSDLPPKKADKPSTSTPAKEKTVGSSINKEKQHMDPKATSVSDPSVADSSSTTLVPQPEPPNLPPPPPLFSPSPTPNPPVPLAISVVPPLISPYSFLPSPTDPLSPPDFFFAPSLKRPRPDPTAKSFPSFTAQLSFFSSSSTPSGPELPPPPALPSPGLPLSNPFSILAPDGSLHHEETLD from the coding sequence ATGGCTAACCCCTGGTTGCCTCCTCACGGCTCCTCCGCCCCGTCTCCTCCGCGTCTCACCACCAGTGAGAGTCTCCCTCCTCCCCTTCCTCCTGACCCTCCAGATCCAAATGACCCCCTTTCTCTCTCCCGTTTCCCTCCTCTAGGTACTCCCCTTCCTAAACCCATCCGAACTTCTCTACAAACTGCCAAGTTTCAAAGGCCTGTAGGAAAGTCTCCTGCCTCTAGAACTGCTGTTGCTATCACCTCTGGTGGCTCAGCGCCTAAATCCTCTGTAGCTTCTGGATCTGCAAATTTCAGATCTGGAAATACTGTTCACTCAAACCATGGAAACTTCAAGGTTCTCCCACCTAAATTCTCCTCTCCTATTCAAACAAATATGGCTGCTGGAGCCAGTCCCAAACCATCTATCCTCCCTCCTCTCCTTGCTCAGCCAGCCCCATCCCTACCCCTCGCTCCGAACCTTAATGCTCAGTCTCCTCCCTCCCTAACCCCTCCTTGTTCGAACCCCTCTTCTTCCTGCCCTCCTTTGGCGCCGTTGCCTCCTCCCTTAGCTTCGAGCCAACAGAAACCAACTGCCTCCCCTATCAACTCAAACCCCTGCCCTGAAACTAGCTCCCCTCCTCCCCAATCCTCTCCTCTGCTTGAGAAAATAAAACAGAGGGAGAATAAAACCTTGCAGCGCCTGGCTCCTGTCTCTTCTTCAGATAAAGGCGTCTCCCGAGTCCTCATTCCTGATAGTGTTTTCCAGAAGGGAGCTGAAATACACAAAGACTTCATTATTTGCTATTTCAATGGAAGACCTCCACCTTTTAATCAAATTCAAGGTGTGCTTAATCACATGTGGGGGAAAGGGAGAAGGGTTGAAATACACACTAATCCCTTATCTCGCTCCATGCTGGTTCGCATTCCTTCGGAATATCTGAGGCAAAAAATCTTAGAGAAGTCTGTCTGGTATGTTGGAGAGTCCATGTTCCAAGCTGTGCAATGGTCTTCGTCAGCAGCTTCAAGTCCCCCCTCTCTGGAATCAATTCAAATCTGGGCACACTTGACGGGAGTCCCACTCAATCTCCGTCACACGCAAGGGCTCAGTCTCGTGGCTGGATTGGTTGGTGATCCGAGGGAAACTGATGATTTCACTATCAACTTAGTAAGCCTCACTCTCTCGCATGTGAAGGTTGCTGTTGATTTAACAAAGCCCTTGCCAAGTGTTGTTGAATTTATAAGAGAAAATGGTGAGGTTGTAGAAGTGCAAGTGGCTTACCCTTGGGTTCCTCCTACTTGTTCTCATTGTAAGGAGTTAGGCCATGTCTCCCGCAACTGTCTACTGCTCCCACCACCACCAAAGACTGACTTACCTGCAAAGAAAACATCAAAGTCAGACTTGCCTCCCAAGAAGGCTGATAAACCTTCTACCAGTACAccagcaaaagaaaaaacagttgGTTCCtcaataaacaaagaaaagcaGCATATGGATCCTAAAGCTACTTCAGTTTCTGATCCTTCAGTCGCTGACTCTTCTTCCACTACCCTTGTTCCCCAGCCTGAACCTCCTAATCTCCCTCCACCCCctcccctcttctctccttcCCCCACTCCTAATCCTCCCGTCCCCTTAGCCATTTCCGTTGTCCCCCCTCTTATCTCTCCTTATTCCTTTTTACCCTCCCCCACTGACCCTCTTAGTCCTCCAGACTTTTTTTTTGCGCCATCTCTTAAAAGACCCCGCCCTGACCCAACTGCTAAATCCTTCCCCTCCTTCACTGCTCAACTCTCCTTTTTCTCATCCTCATCTACCCCTTCTGGCCCAGAACTCCCTCCCCCTCCTGCTTTACCCTCCCCTGGCCTCCCTTTATCTAATCCTTTTTCTATTTTGGCCCCCGATGGTTCTCTTCACCATGAAGAGACCTTAGACTAA
- the LOC108846883 gene encoding nuclear polyadenylated RNA-binding protein 3-like isoform X2, giving the protein MGCGGSRLGGAASARAGEGGVVPLPEGIRPLLRRRLEEMKKRSHASVLKGSQTQSKKELLRHGSSEDGEEAEESDDSLKLSAKVAPAPDHHVEEKKEVIYEKVSSIKDVKEGEEVVKKQDEKIDGLISVKKERNDGGHDEDIIVKNQGDDDHDEGRMSNFDERMICPGSPSFRVYCINVTSSDDDDDDDDADDKEKNGEDRGKSMETESVIIESKEQNESIVKKKKKERKGKRFGMALPRKYLANVTAPCYAGVGRGCMGNNTHSRVVQEKSSQ; this is encoded by the exons ATGGGTTGCGGTGGCTCAAGGCTAGGAGGTGCAGCGTCGGCGAGAGCGGGTGAGGGCGGCGTTGTGCCACTTCCGGAGGGAATACGTCCGCTTCTCCGGCGGAGGTTAGAGGAGATGAAGAAACGGAGCCATGCAAGCGTCTTGAAAGGGAGCCAGACGCAGTCGAAGAAGGAGCTTCTAAGGCACGGCTCCTCTGAGGACGGGGAAGAGGCGGAGGAGAGCGACGACAGCTTGAAGTTGTCGGCTAAGGTGGCTCCTGCGCCTGATCATCACgtggaagagaagaaagaagttATTTATGAGAAGGTTTCTTCGATAAAGGATGTAAAAGAGGGGGAAGAGGTTGTGAAGAAACAAGATGAGAAAATTGATGGTCTCATCTCTgttaagaaagaaagaaatgatgGTGGTCATGACGAGGACATCATTGTTAAGAATCAAGGAGATGATGATCATGATGAAGGGAGGATGAGCAATTTTGATGAGAGGATGATATGTCCTGGATCTCCAAGTTTTAGGGTTTATTGCATTAATGTTACTTCTtctgatgatgacgatgatgatgatgatgctgatgATAAAG AAAAAAATGGTGAAGACAGGGGAAAGTCTATGGAAACCGAAAGTGTCATCATAGAGTCAAAAGAG CAAAATGAAAGCATcgtcaaaaagaagaaaaaagaaagaaaaggaaagagatTTGGAATGGCATTGCCAAGGAAGTATTTAGCAAATGTAACTGCACCGTGCTATGCTGGTGTTGGCAGAGGATGCATGGGCAACAACACTCATTCTCGTGTGGTGCAAGAAAAATCGAGCCAGTGA
- the LOC108846883 gene encoding nuclear polyadenylated RNA-binding protein 3-like isoform X1 translates to MGCGGSRLGGAASARAGEGGVVPLPEGIRPLLRRRLEEMKKRSHASVLKGSQTQSKKELLRHGSSEDGEEAEESDDSLKLSAKVAPAPDHHVEEKKEVIYEKVSSIKDVKEGEEVVKKQDEKIDGLISVKKERNDGGHDEDIIVKNQGDDDHDEGRMSNFDERMICPGSPSFRVYCINVTSSDDDDDDDDADDKEKNGEDRGKSMETESVIIESKETTTQQNESIVKKKKKERKGKRFGMALPRKYLANVTAPCYAGVGRGCMGNNTHSRVVQEKSSQ, encoded by the exons ATGGGTTGCGGTGGCTCAAGGCTAGGAGGTGCAGCGTCGGCGAGAGCGGGTGAGGGCGGCGTTGTGCCACTTCCGGAGGGAATACGTCCGCTTCTCCGGCGGAGGTTAGAGGAGATGAAGAAACGGAGCCATGCAAGCGTCTTGAAAGGGAGCCAGACGCAGTCGAAGAAGGAGCTTCTAAGGCACGGCTCCTCTGAGGACGGGGAAGAGGCGGAGGAGAGCGACGACAGCTTGAAGTTGTCGGCTAAGGTGGCTCCTGCGCCTGATCATCACgtggaagagaagaaagaagttATTTATGAGAAGGTTTCTTCGATAAAGGATGTAAAAGAGGGGGAAGAGGTTGTGAAGAAACAAGATGAGAAAATTGATGGTCTCATCTCTgttaagaaagaaagaaatgatgGTGGTCATGACGAGGACATCATTGTTAAGAATCAAGGAGATGATGATCATGATGAAGGGAGGATGAGCAATTTTGATGAGAGGATGATATGTCCTGGATCTCCAAGTTTTAGGGTTTATTGCATTAATGTTACTTCTtctgatgatgacgatgatgatgatgatgctgatgATAAAG AAAAAAATGGTGAAGACAGGGGAAAGTCTATGGAAACCGAAAGTGTCATCATAGAGTCAAAAGAG ACTACTACACAGCAAAATGAAAGCATcgtcaaaaagaagaaaaaagaaagaaaaggaaagagatTTGGAATGGCATTGCCAAGGAAGTATTTAGCAAATGTAACTGCACCGTGCTATGCTGGTGTTGGCAGAGGATGCATGGGCAACAACACTCATTCTCGTGTGGTGCAAGAAAAATCGAGCCAGTGA
- the LOC108844525 gene encoding uncharacterized protein LOC108844525 isoform X1 codes for MESPPPHSNLLPEVDSLPDGFVDDGAAVDQPLVSPATDEQNRDDDDIPIEKAEKPRTFPVPLCEETDGNDDEEVDDLSKVSSKLSLEQKESSPPPPQTLSSEGSSQNPNLAKDKATDSTQSVDSVKPRKQLQERKSSKNMFKSEKEFLEFMLKYQQVISERDSAITVRDKLESLCRELQRQNKMLMEECKRVSTEGQTLRSDLSTKFQEAIKDVSIKLDEQKDESLSQLKENEMLRTKLKHLADQYMLSEQQHEQRLKQKTLELQISELKIKQHEEKLIHEQSQMKVYADQVSQLLATEKNLRVQLTSDGEKFQQFQDALVKSNEVFETFKQEIDKMSKAIKELRKENAFLKSKTERSDLTLIELVEERERLKKQLEKTKNQKDKLESLCRSLQAERKQKETNNTSDSASQA; via the exons ATGGAGTCACCACCACCTCACTCGAATTTGCTCCCCGAAGTCGACTCCTTACCCGATGGATTCGTCGACGACGGAGCTGCTGTTGACCAACCTCTCGTTTCTCCGGCGACCGACGAACAAAatcgtgatgatgatgatatccCGATCGAGAAAGCAGAGAAGCCCAGGACTTTCCCCGTTCCTCTGTGTGAAGAAACAGATGGCAATGACGACGAGGAGGTGGATGACCTAAGCAAGGTCTCCAGCAAGCTTAGCTTAGAGCAGAAAGAatcatctcctcctcctcctcaaacAT TATCATCAGAAGGGTCTAGTCAAAATCCAAACTTGGCCAAGGACAAGGCAACGGACTCTACTCAGAGTGTAGATTCGGTCAAACCCAGAAAacaa CTGCAGGAGCGTAAGAGTTCAAAGAACATGTTCAAATCAGAAAAGGAGTTTCTTGAATTCATGCTCAAGTATCAACAAGTCATTTCCGAAAGAGATTCTG CTATTACTGTCCGTGACAAGCTTGAGTCACTTTGTAGAGAGTTACAACGTCAAAACAAAATGTTGATG GAAGAATGCAAGCGGGTGTCGACTGAGGGACAGACTTTAAGATCAGATTTGTCCACCAAGTTCCAGGAAGCAATTAAG GATGTGAGCATTAAGTTGGACGAGCAAAAGGATGAAAGCCTCTCTCAACTAAAAGAAAATGAGAT GTTAAGGACGAAGTTGAAGCACCTGGCCGATCAATATATGCTTTCAGAACAACAACATGAGCAAAGG TTGAAGCAGAAAACACTGGAGCTACAGATTTCTGAACTAAAAATCAAACAGCACGAGGAGAAACTCATACATGAACAGTCTCAGATGAAGGTTTACGCAGATCAAGTTTCTCAGCTTTTAGCAACTGAGAAAAACTTGAGGGTGCAGCTAACATCTGATGGAGAGAAGTTCCAGCAGTTCCAg GATGCGTTGGTGAAGAGCAACGAAGTGTTTGAAACATTCAAACAAGAAATCGATAAG ATGTCAAAAGCAATAAAAGAACTGAGGAAAGAAAACGCATTCCTGAAGAGCAAAACAGAGAGATCGGATCTTACTCTAATAGAACTCGTTGAAGAG CGTGAAAGACTGAAGAAACAGTTGGAGAAGACAAAGAATCAGAAAGATAAGCTTGAATCGCTTTGCAGATCACTTCAAGCCGAAAGAAAgcaaaaagaaactaacaaCACTAGCGATTCTGCCTCTCAAGCTTGA
- the LOC108844525 gene encoding uncharacterized protein LOC108844525 isoform X2 yields the protein MESPPPHSNLLPEVDSLPDGFVDDGAAVDQPLVSPATDEQNRDDDDIPIEKAEKPRTFPVPLCEETDGNDDEEVDDLSKVSSKLSLEQKESSPPPPQTLSSEGSSQNPNLAKDKATDSTQSVDSVKPRKQERKSSKNMFKSEKEFLEFMLKYQQVISERDSAITVRDKLESLCRELQRQNKMLMEECKRVSTEGQTLRSDLSTKFQEAIKDVSIKLDEQKDESLSQLKENEMLRTKLKHLADQYMLSEQQHEQRLKQKTLELQISELKIKQHEEKLIHEQSQMKVYADQVSQLLATEKNLRVQLTSDGEKFQQFQDALVKSNEVFETFKQEIDKMSKAIKELRKENAFLKSKTERSDLTLIELVEERERLKKQLEKTKNQKDKLESLCRSLQAERKQKETNNTSDSASQA from the exons ATGGAGTCACCACCACCTCACTCGAATTTGCTCCCCGAAGTCGACTCCTTACCCGATGGATTCGTCGACGACGGAGCTGCTGTTGACCAACCTCTCGTTTCTCCGGCGACCGACGAACAAAatcgtgatgatgatgatatccCGATCGAGAAAGCAGAGAAGCCCAGGACTTTCCCCGTTCCTCTGTGTGAAGAAACAGATGGCAATGACGACGAGGAGGTGGATGACCTAAGCAAGGTCTCCAGCAAGCTTAGCTTAGAGCAGAAAGAatcatctcctcctcctcctcaaacAT TATCATCAGAAGGGTCTAGTCAAAATCCAAACTTGGCCAAGGACAAGGCAACGGACTCTACTCAGAGTGTAGATTCGGTCAAACCCAGAAAacaa GAGCGTAAGAGTTCAAAGAACATGTTCAAATCAGAAAAGGAGTTTCTTGAATTCATGCTCAAGTATCAACAAGTCATTTCCGAAAGAGATTCTG CTATTACTGTCCGTGACAAGCTTGAGTCACTTTGTAGAGAGTTACAACGTCAAAACAAAATGTTGATG GAAGAATGCAAGCGGGTGTCGACTGAGGGACAGACTTTAAGATCAGATTTGTCCACCAAGTTCCAGGAAGCAATTAAG GATGTGAGCATTAAGTTGGACGAGCAAAAGGATGAAAGCCTCTCTCAACTAAAAGAAAATGAGAT GTTAAGGACGAAGTTGAAGCACCTGGCCGATCAATATATGCTTTCAGAACAACAACATGAGCAAAGG TTGAAGCAGAAAACACTGGAGCTACAGATTTCTGAACTAAAAATCAAACAGCACGAGGAGAAACTCATACATGAACAGTCTCAGATGAAGGTTTACGCAGATCAAGTTTCTCAGCTTTTAGCAACTGAGAAAAACTTGAGGGTGCAGCTAACATCTGATGGAGAGAAGTTCCAGCAGTTCCAg GATGCGTTGGTGAAGAGCAACGAAGTGTTTGAAACATTCAAACAAGAAATCGATAAG ATGTCAAAAGCAATAAAAGAACTGAGGAAAGAAAACGCATTCCTGAAGAGCAAAACAGAGAGATCGGATCTTACTCTAATAGAACTCGTTGAAGAG CGTGAAAGACTGAAGAAACAGTTGGAGAAGACAAAGAATCAGAAAGATAAGCTTGAATCGCTTTGCAGATCACTTCAAGCCGAAAGAAAgcaaaaagaaactaacaaCACTAGCGATTCTGCCTCTCAAGCTTGA
- the LOC108844195 gene encoding pyruvate dehydrogenase E1 component subunit beta-1, mitochondrial — protein MWGILRRSAVDGGGFSSSSLGKTRFALVSARSYAAGSKEMTVRDALNSAIDEEMSADPKVFVMGEEVGQYQGAYKITKGLLEKYGPERVYDTPITEAGFTGIGVGAAYAGLKPVVEFMTFNFSMQAIDHIINSAAKSNYMSAGQINVPIVFRGPNGAAAGVGAQHSQCYAAWYASVPGLKVLAPYSAEDARGLLKAAIRDPDPVVFLENELLYGESFPISEEALDSSFCLPIGKAKIEREGKDVTITTFSKMVGFALKAAEKLAEEGISAEVINLRSIRPLDRATINASVRKTSRLVTVEEGFPQHGVCAEICASVVEESFSYLDAPVERIAGADVPMPYAANLERLALPQVEDIVRAAKRACYRSK, from the exons ATGTGGGGAATCTTGAGGCGAAGTGCCGTCGATGGAGGAGGCTTCTCTTCTTCG TCTCTCGGAAAGACGCGATTCGCTTTGGTTTCCGCAAGGAGCTATGCAGCTGGTTCAAAAGAG ATGACAGTCAGAGACGCTCTAAACTCTGCAATTGATGAGGAGATGTCTGCGGATCCTAAAGTTTTTGTCATGGGTGAAGAG gTTGGACAATATCAAGGTGCCTACAAG ATCACTAAAGGCCTTTTGGAGAAGTATGGTCCTGAGAGAGTCTACGATACCCCTATTACCgag gcTGGATTTACTGGAATTGGAGTTGGTGCCGCCTATGCTGGCTTAAAGCCCGTTGTAGAATTTATGACTTTCAACTTTTCTATGCAG GCAATTGATCATATCATAAACTCTGCTGCAAAGTCGAATTACATGTCTGCTGGACAGATAAATGTACCCATTGTCTTTAGAGGACCCAATGGTGCTGCTGCTGGTGTCGGTGCTCAGCATTCTCAG TGCTATGCAGCATGGTACGCTTCAGTACCTGGTTTGAAAGTTCTTGCTCCATATTCAGCTGAAGATGCTCGTGGTCTTCTTAAAGCTGCGATTAGAGACCCTGACCCTGTTGTCTTCCTTGAAAACGAGTTACT ATATGGTGAATCATTTCCAATTTCAGAAGAAGCACTTGATTCAAGTTTCTGTCTTCCCATAGGCAAAGCCAAG ATTGAACGAGAAGGAAAGGATGTAACCATAACAACTTTCTCCAAGATGGTCGGTTTTGCCCTCAAG GCAGCTGAGAAGCTCGCAGAAGAGGGAATAAGTGCCGAG GTAATAAATCTGCGGTCAATCCGTCCGCTAGACAGAGCAACCATCAATGCTTCAGTGAGAAAGACGAGTAGATTGGTAACAGTTGAAGAAGGTTTCCCTCAGCATGGAGTCTGTGCAGAAATCTG TGCTTCGGTAGTAGAGGAGAGCTTTTCATACTTGGATGCACCGGTGGAGAGGATAGCAGGAGCTGATGTTCCAATGCCTTACGCAGCTAACCTAGAGAGATTGGCTCTTCCTCAGGTAGAGGATATCGTTCGAGCAGCAAAGAGAGCTTGTTACAGAtccaaataa
- the LOC108844439 gene encoding probable serine/threonine-protein kinase At1g54610, with the protein MGCVLCKNSAGAKNEAPPPENLRRDTTTDHLPSSVSVPEVEREKDAASNQIRTARTWHTGDFSAGSSRRPLRMSLSAPEGWPPWLIAACGESIRDFAPRRATTYEKLDKIGQGTYSNVYKAKDLLSGEIVALKKVRFDNLEAESVKFMAREILVLRRLNHPNVIKLLGLVASRVSCSLYLVFEYMEHDLTGLAATTQGAKFDLSQVKCFMKQLLSGLEHCHSRGVLHRDIKGSNLLIDNNGILKIADFGLATFYDPKQTMMTSRVVTLWYRPPELLLGATNYSTGVDLWSAGCIMAELLAGKPVMPGRTEVEQLHKIFKLCGSPSDLYWKKYKLPNATLFKPQHPYKRCVAEAFNGFAPSTVHLVETLLAIDPDDRGTSTSALNSEFFTSEPLACDPSSLPKYPPSKELNIKLRDQEARRQKNITRKANGVEGARRIRLRGDRTGRAFPAPEANAENQANLDRCRVLPQTHGKIRSEKFPPPHQDGAVGHPVEEDHHQPKKNSVFGEKHEASFGSSRSLKVGEGTSMRKISNKEGSSSSRKYIWGLKPPPALGLSMDLLFRSRSEVFGVRR; encoded by the exons ATGGGCTGCGTCCTCTGCAAGAACTCCGCCGGAGCGAAAAATGAAGCTCCTCCTCCTGAAAACCTCCGCCGTGATACTACGACGGATCATTTGCCATCTTCTGTATCTGTACCGGAGGTAGAAAGAGAGAAGGACGCAGCTTCAAACCAGATTCGAACGGCAAGAACGTGGCACACCGGCGACTTCTCCGCCGGCTCCTCTCGCCGTCCGTTAAGGATGAGTCTCTCTGCGCCGGAAGGATGGCCGCCGTGGCTTATCGCTGCTTGCGGCGAATCCATCAGAGACTTCGCTCCTCGACGAGCCACCACATACGAGAAGCTCGACAAG ataGGGCAAGGAACTTATAGCAATGTGTACAAAGCTAAGGATCTATTGAGTGGAGAGATTGTAGCATTGAAGAAAGTTAGGTTTGATAATTTGGAAGCAGAGAGTGTTAAGTTCATGGCCAGAGAGATTCTTGTCCTCCGACGACTTAATCATCCTAATGTTATTAAGCTTCTAGGGTTAGTTGCTTCCAGGGTTTCTTGTAGTCTCTACCTTGTGTTTGAGTATATGGAGCATGATCTCACTGGTCTAGCTGCAACTACTCAAGGTGCCAAGTTTGATCTTTCTCAG gTGAAGTGCTTTATGAAGCAGCTACTATCAGGGCTAGAGCACTGTCATAGTAGAGGAGTGTTACATCGAGACATCAAAGGCTCTAATCTGCTGATAGATAACAATGGAATACTGAAGATTGCTGATTTTGGGTTGGCTACGTTTTATGACCCAAAGCAAACAATGATGACTAGTCGTGTTGTCACGCTCTGGTACCGTCCCCCTGAGCTTCTTCTTGGAGCTACCAACTATAGCACTGGCGTTGATCTTTGGAGTGCTGGTTGTATCATGGCGGAGTTACTTGCCGGCAAGCCCGTTATGCCAGGAAGAACCGAG gtTGAACAACTTCATAAGATATTTAAGTTATGTGGTTCCCCTTCAGATTTGTACTGGAAGAAGTACAAATTACCCAACGCTACCCTTTTTAAGCCGCAGCATCCGTACAAACGTTGTGTGGCTGAAGCATTTAATGGCTTCGCTCCATCAACTGTGCATCTAGTGGAGACGCTTCTCGCTATAGATCCTGATGATCGTGGAACTTCTACCTCGGCTTTAAACAGTGAA TTCTTTACGAGTGAACCGTTAGCGTGTGATCCATCAAGTCTACCAAAATATCCACCTTCGAAAGAACTGAATATAAAGCTAAGGGACCAAGAGGCAAGAAG GCAAAAGAATATTACTAGAAAAGCTAATGGTGTTGAAGGAGCTAGAAGAATAAGGTTACGTGGAGATCGCACTGGGAGAGCTTTTCCAGCGCCAGAAGCTAATGCTGAGAATCAAGCCAACTTAGAT AGATGCAGAGTGTTGCCGCAAACGCATGGGAAGATCAGGAGCGAGAAGTTCCCACCACCTCACCAGGATGGTGCAGTCGGGCACCCAGTGGAAGAAGATCATCATCAGCCAAAGAAAAACTCAGTGTTTGGTGAGAAGCATGAGGCTTCTTTCGGGTCATCGAGATCACTGAAGGTTGGGGAAGGGACATCGATGAGAAAGATTTCAAACAAAGAAgggtcttcttcttctagaaaGTACATATGGGGGCTTAAACCTCCTCCAGCCCTTGGGCTATCTATGGACTTGCTTTTCAGGAGCAGGTCAGAGGTGTTTGGGGTCCGGAGATAA
- the LOC108844343 gene encoding ubiquitin-conjugating enzyme E2 27 has product MIDISRVQKELQDCEKDRDSSGIRVCPKSDNLTRLTGTIPGPIGTPYEGGTFQIDITIPEGYPFEPPKMQFSTKVWHPNISSQSGAICLDVLKDQWSPALTLKTALVSVQALLSAPEPKDPQDAVVAEQYMKNYQVFVSTARYWTQTFAKNSSLEDKVKRLVEMGFGDAQVRSAIESSGGDENLALEKLCSG; this is encoded by the exons ATGATAGATATCAGCCGAGTCCAGAAAGAGCTCCAAGATTGCGAGAAAGACAGAGACTCCTCGGGCATCCGGGTCTGCCCGAAATCCGATAACCTTACCCGACTCACCGGAACCATCCCCGGTCCAATCGGTACTCCTTACGAAGGCGGAACCTTTCAGATCGATATCACCATTCCag AAGGGTATCCCTTTGAGCCTCCAAAGATGCAATTTTCAACCAAAGTTTG GCATCCGAATATCAGTAGCCAAAGCGGGGCAATATGCTTGGATGTCTTGAAAGACCAGTGGAGTCCAGCTCTTACTTTGAAGACAGCTCTTGTTTCAGTCCAGGCATTACTCTCTGCACCAGAGCCTAAAGACCCTCAAGATGCTGTTGTTGCTGAGCAG TACATGAAGAACTATCAAGTGTTTGTATCAACGGCTCGTTACTGGACCCAAACATTCGCCAAGAACTCTTCTCTCGAGGATAAA GTGAAGAGACTTGTGGAGATGGGTTTTGGAGATGCTCAGGTCAGGAGTGCAATTGAATCAAGTGGTGGAGATGAGAATCTGGCGCTTGAAAAGCTCTGCTCTGGTTAG